The Echinicola jeungdonensis genome segment ATAATGGTAACCAAAAAAATAACAGCTCAAAAATGCCCAGAAATGGTTTTTCGCTAAAGTTCTCGACTGATGCTTATTGTTATGGGACCCTCTATGGGGCAAATAGGTTCCAAAATAAAACAACTGGAAAGTGGCTAGAATTGCAGGAAGAATCCAAAAGGCGACAAGGTTCTCAATAGGAAAAAATATAATCAACAATTGAAAGGCAATAGCCATTAAAATCAGTTGTCCAATGGATATATAGGTTTTGATAAAATTCCAATACCATTTCCAAAATTGGCCAGAGGAATGAAAATCTGGATCATTTCCTGTTGCCACAAACTGGTGGTGTTGATGGTGTTTTGGAAAAATCCTGTTATAAAAGTTGAATGAGAAAAGGAGGGCTGCCAACCAACCAATGGCATGATTGAGCTTAGAATTTTTGGAAACTGATCCATGCATGGCATCATGGGCTGTAATAAATAGTCCTGTGTATAAATGAGTTTGTAATAAAAAGCCCAAATACATTAGTGGGTTAGCAAAATCCATTTCCAAATTCAGTAACAAATAAAGCATTAATCCCCATAGGGAAATGATCCCAAAAGCGAACAGCGTTCCGATAGGGTCCACATTATTTTTTGTTTTTTCATTTTGTGACATGAGAAATGATTGCTTATTGCCAAGGTAAGGAATGAATTAAAGGCGAAGCAAATGTTCTTTTACTTCTTCCATCAACCACATGGGGGTAGAAGTAGCACCGCAAACCCCTACTTTATCGTTTTCTTTGAACCAGCTGGAGTTTACTTGATCCCGACGTGATACAAAATAAGTATTTGGGTTTTTACTTTTGCATACTTCAAAAAGGGCCTTGCCATTACTGGATTTGCTTCCGCTTACAAAAATTACCTTGTCAAATTGTGCTGTAAAA includes the following:
- a CDS encoding fatty acid desaturase encodes the protein MSQNEKTKNNVDPIGTLFAFGIISLWGLMLYLLLNLEMDFANPLMYLGFLLQTHLYTGLFITAHDAMHGSVSKNSKLNHAIGWLAALLFSFNFYNRIFPKHHQHHQFVATGNDPDFHSSGQFWKWYWNFIKTYISIGQLILMAIAFQLLIIFFPIENLVAFWILPAILATFQLFYFGTYLPHRGSHNNKHQSRTLAKNHFWAFLSCYFFGYHYEHHDSPGTPWWGLWRVKEKKYLGESGEN